Proteins from a single region of Nocardiopsis dassonvillei subsp. dassonvillei DSM 43111:
- a CDS encoding SMI1/KNR4 family protein, whose amino-acid sequence MIRSVWRELILEMYPEADLSDPADEVTLAEVEKHLMLPLPFELASLLRETDGVTNEYGDAVVWSARRLVEDNLAMRREPDYLELYAPFDEMIFFGDSDMGPQFAYVHTDYGPGIVVWDHESDRRRLVVVSLRDYLARCLIQGNSWFR is encoded by the coding sequence ATGATCAGGAGTGTGTGGCGTGAACTGATCCTGGAGATGTATCCCGAGGCCGATCTGAGCGATCCGGCCGATGAGGTGACCCTGGCCGAGGTGGAGAAGCACCTGATGCTGCCCCTGCCCTTCGAGCTGGCCTCGTTGCTGCGTGAGACCGATGGGGTGACCAACGAGTACGGGGACGCGGTGGTGTGGAGTGCGCGGCGTTTGGTGGAGGACAACCTGGCGATGCGCCGGGAGCCGGACTATCTGGAGCTGTACGCGCCCTTCGACGAGATGATCTTCTTCGGTGATTCCGACATGGGGCCGCAGTTCGCCTACGTGCACACCGACTACGGTCCGGGGATTGTGGTGTGGGACCATGAGAGTGACCGGCGACGCCTGGTGGTGGTGTCGTTGCGCGACTACCTGGCGCGGTGTCTGATCCAGGGCAACTCCTGGTTTCGTTGA
- the def gene encoding peptide deformylase: MSEHGGVGVVVQGREVADFPEWAPEAARGRVRRITVTGEEVLHRRGVDVAPQMWGSAELAGLIDDMFVTMYAAEGVGLAGSQVGVDLRVFVYDCPDDDGVRHVGHVVNPVLDERDPDDAVVVESEGCLSVPGPHADLGRAEHATVRGVDRDGNPVVVSGSGYFARCLQHETDHTLGRLYVDRLSARERKRVLKKMNEMANDVFARREERAEELARELAG, encoded by the coding sequence ATGTCGGAGCATGGCGGGGTTGGCGTCGTCGTTCAGGGCCGGGAGGTCGCGGATTTCCCCGAGTGGGCTCCGGAGGCGGCGCGCGGCCGGGTGCGGCGGATCACCGTGACGGGTGAGGAGGTGCTGCACCGGCGTGGTGTGGATGTGGCGCCGCAGATGTGGGGTTCGGCGGAGTTGGCCGGGCTCATCGACGACATGTTCGTGACGATGTACGCGGCCGAGGGTGTGGGGTTGGCGGGCAGCCAGGTGGGTGTGGACCTGCGGGTGTTCGTCTATGACTGCCCTGATGATGATGGTGTGCGTCATGTGGGGCATGTGGTCAACCCGGTGTTGGACGAGCGCGATCCCGATGACGCGGTGGTGGTGGAGTCGGAGGGGTGTTTGTCGGTTCCGGGGCCGCACGCGGATCTGGGGCGGGCCGAGCACGCCACGGTGCGGGGAGTGGACCGGGACGGCAATCCCGTGGTCGTCAGCGGTAGCGGGTACTTCGCCCGGTGTTTGCAGCACGAGACCGATCACACGTTGGGGCGGTTGTACGTGGACCGGTTGAGTGCGCGTGAGCGCAAGCGGGTGCTGAAGAAGATGAACGAGATGGCCAACGACGTGTTCGCGCGCCGTGAGGAGCGGGCCGAGGAGCTGGCGCGGGAGCTGGCTGGCTGA
- the rnhA gene encoding ribonuclease HI, with amino-acid sequence MRNGDEVGQEPTQRVVIYTDGACSGNPGPGGWGVWLRYGGHEKELYGGEAQTTNNRMELMAAIRALESLRQPLPVLVHTDSSYVRNGITSWLHGWKRRGWRTADKKPVKNVDLWQRLDEVASRYEVEWRWVRGHSGDEGNERADALARRGRDEAAGV; translated from the coding sequence ATGCGTAACGGGGACGAGGTCGGCCAGGAGCCGACGCAGCGGGTGGTCATCTACACCGACGGGGCGTGCAGCGGCAACCCCGGTCCGGGCGGGTGGGGGGTGTGGCTGCGCTACGGCGGCCACGAGAAGGAGCTGTACGGGGGCGAGGCGCAGACCACCAACAACCGGATGGAGCTGATGGCGGCGATCCGGGCGCTGGAGAGCCTGCGCCAGCCGCTGCCGGTGCTGGTGCACACCGACTCCTCCTACGTGCGCAACGGGATCACCTCGTGGCTGCACGGGTGGAAGCGGCGGGGCTGGCGCACGGCCGACAAGAAACCGGTCAAGAACGTGGACCTGTGGCAGCGCCTGGACGAGGTCGCCTCGCGCTATGAGGTGGAGTGGCGCTGGGTGCGCGGGCACAGCGGGGACGAGGGCAACGAGCGCGCTGACGCGTTGGCGCGGCGCGGACGCGACGAGGCCGCCGGGGTGTAA
- the soxR gene encoding redox-sensitive transcriptional activator SoxR, with product MAPIVKELTVGQVAERAGVAVSALHFYERQGLIHSRRTAGNQRRYRRDTLRRVSFIRISQRVGMPLARIRQALDTLPDNRTPTRDDWARLSQQWRTELDARISQLIRLRDDLTNCIGCGCLSLDTCTLSNPDDALASAGPGPRRLMVNALARETG from the coding sequence GTGGCACCCATCGTCAAGGAACTCACCGTCGGCCAGGTCGCCGAACGCGCCGGAGTCGCCGTCTCCGCCCTGCACTTCTACGAACGCCAGGGCCTGATCCACAGCCGCCGCACCGCCGGCAACCAGCGCCGCTACCGCCGCGACACCCTGCGCCGGGTCTCCTTCATCCGCATCTCCCAACGCGTGGGCATGCCCCTGGCACGCATCCGCCAGGCCCTGGACACCCTGCCCGACAACCGCACCCCCACCCGTGACGACTGGGCCCGCCTGTCCCAGCAGTGGCGCACCGAACTCGACGCCCGCATAAGCCAACTCATCCGCCTGCGCGACGACCTGACCAACTGCATCGGCTGCGGCTGCCTGTCCCTGGACACCTGCACCCTGTCCAACCCCGACGACGCCCTGGCCTCCGCCGGCCCCGGCCCGCGCCGCCTGATGGTCAACGCCCTGGCACGCGAAACAGGCTGA
- a CDS encoding ABC transporter ATP-binding protein, whose amino-acid sequence MRISHRGKLSRTTHPSTTPLPPLVEFHDVSLTHNRTRHLDHLDLTLHPGEHVALVGLTHEATTALTRLLTGQTTPTHGRLATHTRAHILTPHPTLAHTITGQSAPEADDPHLAHALTHTRLEAHRLHTPLDALPPALLPRVHQARALYAQRTNTRLLVLTDPPAHDHAHPPATPDTGLLTLTRQPTLARTADRILLLYKGRVTETGTHHQLLVRGGAYARLYALTGTHRTTGHALG is encoded by the coding sequence GTGAGGATCTCCCACCGAGGCAAGCTCAGCCGCACCACCCACCCCAGCACCACCCCCCTGCCACCCCTGGTGGAGTTCCACGACGTGTCCCTCACCCACAACCGCACCCGCCACCTGGACCACCTCGACCTGACCCTGCACCCCGGCGAACACGTGGCCCTGGTGGGCCTGACCCACGAGGCCACCACCGCACTGACCCGCCTGCTCACCGGCCAGACCACCCCCACCCACGGACGCCTGGCCACCCACACCCGCGCCCACATCCTCACCCCCCACCCCACCCTGGCCCACACCATCACCGGCCAGAGCGCCCCCGAAGCCGACGACCCCCACCTGGCCCACGCCCTGACCCACACCCGCCTGGAAGCACACCGCCTGCACACACCCCTGGACGCCCTACCCCCCGCCCTGCTCCCCCGCGTCCACCAGGCCCGCGCCCTCTACGCCCAACGCACCAACACCCGCCTGCTCGTACTCACCGACCCGCCCGCCCACGACCACGCCCACCCGCCCGCCACCCCTGACACCGGCCTGCTCACCCTCACCCGCCAACCCACCCTGGCCCGCACCGCCGACCGCATCCTGCTCCTGTACAAGGGACGCGTCACCGAAACCGGCACCCACCACCAACTCCTGGTCCGCGGCGGCGCCTACGCACGCCTGTACGCCCTCACCGGCACCCACCGCACCACCGGCCACGCCCTAGGATGA
- a CDS encoding DUF2332 domain-containing protein, with the protein MEHVAAVDASVDSIVRQYRGFADGYAQGAAPAYARIARALVGDEHVLGLVASLPAGNKRQPNLLLGAVRFLGGPVGEWADFRAWLLEHWEQVRAVVLERYTQTNEVRRCATLLPVLAGLEGPLALVEVGASAGLCLYPDRYRYSFDGGAPIGPARSPVLLECATSGPVPVPGRVPRVVWRAGIDLNPLDVRREEDVRWLEALVWPGPYEAERRERLRAAARVVAAEPPLLVAGDLVRELEAVAARVPAGARLVVMHSAVLAYLDEASRDAFVEAVRGLEGHWVSNEGASVLPALEGPRPPVGTDFALALDGRVVAFAGEHGQRLTWAG; encoded by the coding sequence GTGGAGCATGTCGCCGCCGTGGACGCGTCTGTGGACAGCATCGTGAGGCAGTACCGGGGTTTCGCGGACGGCTACGCCCAGGGTGCGGCTCCGGCGTACGCGCGTATCGCCCGGGCCCTGGTCGGGGACGAACACGTGCTGGGGTTGGTCGCCTCCCTGCCCGCGGGCAACAAGCGCCAGCCCAACCTGTTGCTGGGTGCGGTGCGGTTCCTGGGCGGGCCGGTGGGGGAGTGGGCGGATTTTCGGGCCTGGCTCCTGGAGCACTGGGAGCAGGTGCGGGCGGTGGTGCTGGAGCGCTACACCCAGACCAACGAGGTGCGCCGGTGCGCCACCCTGCTTCCTGTGCTGGCCGGTCTGGAGGGGCCGTTGGCGCTGGTGGAGGTGGGGGCGTCGGCGGGGTTGTGCCTGTACCCGGACCGGTACCGCTACTCCTTCGACGGTGGGGCGCCGATCGGTCCGGCCCGCAGCCCGGTGCTGCTTGAGTGTGCGACCTCGGGTCCGGTTCCGGTGCCCGGGCGGGTGCCGCGGGTGGTGTGGCGGGCGGGGATCGATCTGAACCCGTTGGACGTGCGCCGCGAGGAGGACGTGCGGTGGTTGGAGGCGCTGGTCTGGCCGGGGCCGTATGAGGCCGAGCGGCGGGAGCGGTTGCGGGCGGCGGCGCGGGTGGTGGCGGCCGAGCCTCCCCTGTTGGTGGCCGGTGACCTGGTGCGGGAGTTGGAGGCGGTGGCGGCGCGGGTGCCCGCGGGGGCGCGGTTGGTGGTGATGCACAGCGCGGTGCTGGCCTACCTGGACGAGGCGTCGCGGGATGCGTTCGTGGAGGCCGTGCGGGGGTTGGAGGGGCACTGGGTGTCGAACGAGGGTGCGTCGGTGCTGCCCGCGTTGGAGGGTCCGCGTCCGCCGGTGGGCACCGATTTCGCGTTGGCGTTGGACGGGCGTGTGGTGGCCTTCGCCGGTGAGCACGGTCAGCGGTTGACCTGGGCGGGTTGA
- a CDS encoding adenosine deaminase, which produces MPIPKAELHVHIEGTLEPELAFALARRNGLTPPHPDVDSLRRAYSFTDLQSFLDLYYALMDVLRTEADFTDLATAYLDRAAAQGVRHAEIFFDPQAHTGRGISLDTVVNGLTAALNTSEHTHNISTTLILCFLRDRPAAEALDTLHQARPHLEHISAVGLDSAEVGHPPEKFTEVFAAARDLGLRRVAHAGEEGPASYIWQALNLLGAERIDHGIRCLEDPDLVTHLAATQTPLTVCPLSNVRLRAVPDLAQHPLPALMEAGLLVTVNSDDPSYFGGYVHDNYQALHTHLGLGAEQLRQLARNSFTASFLTPQRKAQLIAEVDAHPHPW; this is translated from the coding sequence ATGCCCATCCCCAAGGCCGAACTCCACGTCCACATCGAAGGCACCCTGGAACCCGAACTGGCCTTCGCCCTGGCCCGACGCAACGGCCTGACCCCGCCCCACCCCGACGTCGACTCCCTGCGCCGCGCCTACTCCTTCACCGACCTGCAGTCCTTCCTGGACCTGTACTACGCCCTCATGGACGTCCTGCGCACCGAGGCCGACTTCACCGACCTGGCCACCGCCTACCTCGACCGCGCCGCCGCCCAGGGCGTACGCCACGCCGAGATCTTCTTCGACCCCCAGGCCCACACCGGCCGCGGCATCAGCCTGGACACGGTCGTCAACGGCCTCACGGCCGCCCTGAACACCAGCGAACACACCCACAACATCAGCACCACACTCATCCTGTGCTTCCTGCGCGACCGCCCCGCCGCCGAAGCCCTGGACACCCTCCACCAGGCCCGACCCCACCTGGAACACATCAGCGCCGTCGGCCTGGACTCGGCCGAGGTCGGCCACCCGCCCGAGAAGTTCACCGAGGTCTTCGCCGCCGCCCGCGACCTGGGCCTGCGCCGCGTCGCCCACGCCGGAGAGGAGGGCCCCGCCTCCTACATCTGGCAGGCCCTCAACCTCCTGGGCGCCGAACGCATCGACCACGGCATCCGCTGCCTGGAGGACCCCGACCTGGTCACCCACCTGGCCGCCACCCAGACCCCGCTGACCGTGTGCCCGCTGTCCAACGTGCGCCTGCGCGCCGTGCCCGACCTGGCCCAGCACCCCCTGCCCGCCCTGATGGAGGCCGGACTGCTGGTGACCGTCAACTCCGACGACCCCTCCTACTTCGGCGGCTACGTCCACGACAACTACCAGGCCCTGCACACCCACCTGGGCCTGGGCGCCGAGCAGCTGCGCCAACTGGCCCGCAACTCCTTCACCGCCTCCTTCCTCACCCCCCAGCGCAAGGCCCAGCTCATCGCCGAGGTCGACGCCCACCCCCACCCCTGGTAA
- a CDS encoding SHOCT domain-containing protein — translation MNTITAATALAAHPHWGQGPPAFVFPGALMFLLLTLVLLGALAFTLARRGHRPPWAPRPASPEEEARRTLADRFARGDLTVEEFMERASALNWTPGHNDRPGRR, via the coding sequence ATGAACACCATCACCGCAGCGACCGCCCTGGCCGCCCACCCCCACTGGGGGCAGGGACCGCCCGCCTTCGTCTTCCCCGGAGCCCTGATGTTCCTTCTGCTCACCCTCGTCCTGCTCGGCGCACTGGCCTTCACCCTGGCCCGACGCGGCCACCGCCCGCCCTGGGCGCCGCGCCCCGCCTCACCCGAGGAGGAGGCCCGCCGCACCCTGGCCGACCGCTTCGCCCGCGGCGACCTGACCGTGGAGGAGTTCATGGAACGCGCCAGCGCCCTGAACTGGACCCCCGGCCACAACGACCGCCCCGGCCGCAGGTAA
- a CDS encoding sensor histidine kinase has product MSGDRRVRRVVVDLVLGVVLGAVAVGFVRGQVVWQRRGGGGHGPWRGGPPPGWDVDWGAVVVPWSVWVGVGVLVCAVAVRRVWPVAALVVAAVGAAVFVGAGHPVGPVLVLPALVVFSAAIRLGAGVFLAWTAPLVVGVGLLSRVREPWWGLVDGGALVGVVFAVGVMAFPAGGGVFVRARREARRRERQEEVDRHRYEERLRIAREVHDLVGHSLSVISMQASVALHVVDRRPEQASVALAAIRDSSRSALEELRGTLAVFRGGAEVAGRGPLPGLGRVEALVGELRGAGRRVEVVWEGEAVRVPAAVDHAAFRIVQEALTNVVRHGGEGASARVRVVYGEQEVRVWVVDEGVGVVGPVREGSGIAGMRERARAVGGSVRVGSGEGGGFVVGASLPLGGER; this is encoded by the coding sequence GTGAGTGGTGACAGGCGGGTGCGCCGGGTGGTCGTGGACCTGGTGCTGGGTGTGGTGCTGGGCGCGGTGGCGGTGGGGTTCGTGCGCGGCCAGGTGGTGTGGCAGCGGCGCGGCGGGGGCGGACACGGCCCCTGGCGGGGCGGGCCTCCCCCGGGGTGGGACGTGGACTGGGGTGCGGTGGTGGTGCCTTGGTCGGTGTGGGTGGGTGTGGGGGTGTTGGTGTGCGCGGTGGCGGTGCGTCGTGTGTGGCCGGTGGCGGCGTTGGTGGTGGCCGCGGTGGGTGCGGCGGTGTTCGTGGGGGCGGGTCACCCGGTGGGTCCGGTGTTGGTGTTGCCCGCGCTGGTGGTGTTCTCGGCCGCGATCCGGCTGGGCGCGGGGGTGTTCTTGGCGTGGACGGCGCCGTTGGTGGTGGGGGTGGGGTTGCTCTCGCGGGTGCGTGAGCCCTGGTGGGGGTTGGTTGACGGGGGCGCGCTGGTGGGGGTGGTGTTCGCGGTGGGGGTGATGGCCTTTCCCGCGGGCGGTGGGGTGTTCGTGCGTGCGCGGCGTGAGGCGCGTCGGCGCGAGCGTCAGGAGGAGGTGGACCGGCACCGCTACGAGGAGCGGTTGCGTATCGCCCGGGAGGTGCACGATCTGGTGGGGCACAGTCTGTCGGTGATCAGTATGCAGGCGTCGGTGGCCCTGCACGTGGTGGATCGTCGGCCCGAGCAGGCGTCGGTGGCGTTGGCCGCGATCCGGGACAGCAGCCGGTCGGCCCTGGAGGAGTTGCGGGGCACGCTGGCGGTGTTTCGGGGCGGGGCCGAGGTGGCGGGTCGGGGTCCGTTGCCGGGGTTGGGGCGTGTGGAGGCGTTGGTGGGGGAGTTGCGCGGGGCGGGACGTCGGGTGGAGGTGGTGTGGGAGGGGGAGGCGGTGCGGGTGCCCGCGGCGGTGGACCACGCGGCGTTTCGGATCGTGCAGGAGGCGTTGACGAACGTGGTGCGCCATGGCGGTGAGGGCGCGTCGGCGCGGGTGCGGGTGGTGTACGGGGAGCAGGAGGTGCGGGTGTGGGTGGTTGATGAGGGAGTGGGTGTGGTGGGGCCGGTGCGTGAGGGGTCGGGGATCGCGGGGATGCGTGAGCGCGCGCGGGCGGTGGGCGGGTCGGTGAGGGTGGGGTCCGGTGAGGGCGGCGGGTTCGTGGTGGGGGCGTCTTTGCCGTTGGGGGGTGAGCGGTGA
- a CDS encoding response regulator — protein sequence MSVRVVVADDQALVRMGLRVLLEGEADLELVGEAGDGGQAVELVRRLRPDVVLMDVRMPVVDGLEALRRIAGEEALAHTRVVVLTTFELDEYVFEALRAGASGFLIKDSDPQEMLAAVRAAARGEALLSPSVTRRVVAAFVSREPGGGRVPRLEVLTEREREVVGLVGEGLSNEEIAARLVVSPATARTHVSRAMVKLGARDRAQLVVFAFRAGLVR from the coding sequence GTGAGCGTGCGGGTGGTGGTGGCCGATGACCAGGCGCTGGTGCGGATGGGGTTGCGGGTGCTGTTGGAGGGGGAAGCGGACCTGGAGTTGGTGGGTGAGGCCGGTGATGGTGGGCAGGCGGTGGAGCTGGTGCGTCGGCTGCGTCCGGATGTGGTGTTGATGGACGTGCGGATGCCGGTGGTGGACGGGTTGGAGGCGCTGCGGCGGATCGCGGGTGAGGAGGCGCTGGCGCACACCCGGGTGGTGGTGTTGACGACGTTCGAACTGGACGAGTACGTGTTCGAGGCGTTGCGTGCGGGGGCGTCGGGGTTCTTGATCAAGGACAGCGACCCGCAGGAGATGTTGGCCGCGGTGCGGGCGGCGGCGCGGGGTGAGGCGTTGTTGTCGCCGTCGGTGACGCGGCGGGTGGTGGCGGCGTTCGTCTCGCGTGAGCCGGGCGGGGGCCGGGTGCCGCGGTTGGAGGTGTTGACCGAGCGGGAGCGTGAGGTGGTGGGGCTGGTGGGTGAGGGTTTGAGCAACGAGGAGATCGCGGCCCGGTTGGTGGTCTCCCCGGCGACGGCGCGCACGCACGTGAGCCGGGCGATGGTCAAGCTCGGGGCGCGGGACCGGGCGCAGCTGGTGGTGTTCGCTTTTCGGGCCGGGCTGGTGCGCTGA
- a CDS encoding aminotransferase class V-fold PLP-dependent enzyme, producing MGVDVAAVRADTSGVGQAAHLDNAGSSLPPDVVVEAVVDHLRLEARVGGYAAAELAQARVEGFYTAVARLVGARPQEIAFTESATRAWELAFGSVVFAEGDRVLTTASEYPSNALGMVKAARERGVRVQVVPDDADGVMDVGALERELARGGVRVVAINHMPTHNGLVNPAERIGALCRRFGVLFVLDACQSAGQWDLDVERLGCDVLAVTGRKFLRGPRGTGFVYVRSGADLGEPPVVDVTSAHWEGRGYRVREDARRLESFERNVAGQIGLGVAVDYALAVGMEPIRERVGALAEQARDRLGRLAGVRVLDRGRVRSGIVTFAVEGVAAEGVRAALGEAGVRVSVSRLWNQVWEPGVGVDEAVRASVHYFNTEAEVEALADAVRGL from the coding sequence ATGGGCGTGGATGTGGCTGCGGTGCGGGCGGACACCTCTGGGGTTGGGCAGGCGGCGCATCTGGACAACGCGGGGTCGTCGTTGCCGCCGGACGTGGTGGTGGAGGCGGTGGTGGATCACCTGCGCCTGGAGGCGCGGGTGGGGGGTTACGCGGCGGCCGAGCTGGCGCAGGCGCGGGTGGAGGGGTTCTACACCGCCGTGGCGCGGTTGGTGGGTGCGCGCCCGCAGGAGATCGCGTTCACCGAGAGTGCGACGCGGGCGTGGGAGTTGGCGTTCGGGTCGGTGGTCTTCGCCGAGGGGGACCGGGTGCTGACCACGGCCAGTGAGTACCCCAGTAACGCGTTGGGGATGGTCAAGGCGGCCCGTGAGCGGGGTGTGCGGGTGCAGGTGGTGCCCGACGACGCCGACGGGGTGATGGACGTGGGGGCGCTGGAGCGGGAGTTGGCGCGGGGCGGGGTGCGGGTGGTGGCGATCAACCACATGCCCACGCACAACGGGCTGGTCAACCCGGCCGAGCGGATCGGGGCGCTGTGCCGCAGGTTCGGGGTGTTGTTCGTGTTGGACGCGTGCCAGTCGGCGGGCCAGTGGGATCTGGACGTGGAGCGGCTGGGGTGTGACGTGTTGGCGGTGACGGGGCGCAAGTTCCTGCGCGGGCCGCGGGGGACGGGGTTCGTGTACGTGCGGTCGGGGGCGGACCTGGGGGAGCCGCCGGTGGTGGACGTGACGTCGGCGCACTGGGAGGGGCGCGGGTACCGGGTGCGTGAGGACGCGCGCCGGTTGGAGAGCTTCGAGCGCAACGTGGCCGGTCAGATCGGGTTGGGTGTGGCCGTGGACTACGCGTTGGCGGTGGGGATGGAGCCCATCCGGGAGCGGGTGGGGGCGCTGGCCGAGCAGGCCCGGGACCGGTTGGGGCGTCTGGCGGGGGTGCGGGTGCTGGACCGGGGGAGGGTGCGGTCGGGGATCGTGACGTTCGCGGTGGAGGGTGTGGCGGCAGAGGGGGTGCGTGCGGCGCTGGGGGAGGCCGGGGTGCGGGTGAGCGTGTCGCGGTTGTGGAACCAGGTGTGGGAGCCCGGTGTGGGGGTGGACGAGGCGGTGCGTGCCTCGGTGCACTACTTCAACACCGAGGCCGAGGTGGAGGCGTTGGCGGACGCGGTCAGGGGGTTGTAG
- a CDS encoding MerR family transcriptional regulator: MSTPPPREGLSRGEFARASGLSPKALRLYERSRLLVPHRVGAGGHRVYLAAQVERARSIRLLRQMDMPLAVVAEVMAQEGGQALERAEAWWRAQEEALRSRRAALAELRLSWGGAAERAPEPVWRVRGEHVAAAKVAAVRVRTDQQNLVATLHGRARALRRLLVGQGARPGPGFWVVYHGAVTPDGPAPIEVAVPFTGQAEPEGETVIRVEAAHVRAVCEVRRGDCFYPRIMGAYRAVERWMLQRGAHAAGPLREVYEASWDEVDRDAVFALVARPMRQAGRG; this comes from the coding sequence ATGAGCACCCCACCGCCCCGCGAGGGGCTTTCCCGGGGGGAGTTCGCCCGTGCGAGCGGGCTCTCCCCCAAGGCGTTGCGGTTGTACGAGCGCTCGCGTCTGCTGGTCCCCCACCGGGTGGGGGCGGGCGGGCACCGCGTCTACCTCGCCGCCCAGGTGGAGCGGGCCCGGAGCATCCGCCTGCTGCGTCAGATGGACATGCCCCTGGCGGTGGTGGCCGAGGTGATGGCCCAGGAGGGCGGGCAGGCCCTGGAGCGGGCCGAGGCGTGGTGGCGGGCCCAGGAGGAGGCGCTGCGTTCGCGGCGCGCGGCCCTGGCCGAGCTGCGCCTGTCCTGGGGCGGGGCGGCCGAGCGGGCCCCGGAGCCGGTGTGGCGGGTGCGCGGTGAACACGTGGCGGCGGCCAAGGTGGCGGCGGTCCGGGTCCGCACCGACCAGCAGAACCTGGTGGCGACCCTGCACGGGCGGGCGCGGGCGCTGCGCCGCCTGCTGGTGGGGCAGGGCGCGCGCCCCGGCCCCGGGTTCTGGGTCGTCTACCACGGTGCGGTGACCCCGGACGGGCCCGCGCCGATCGAGGTGGCGGTGCCCTTCACCGGACAGGCCGAACCCGAGGGGGAGACGGTGATCCGGGTGGAGGCCGCCCACGTGCGCGCGGTGTGCGAGGTCAGGCGCGGCGACTGCTTCTATCCGCGGATCATGGGCGCCTACCGGGCGGTGGAGCGGTGGATGCTCCAGCGCGGCGCGCACGCGGCGGGGCCGCTGCGTGAGGTGTACGAGGCCTCCTGGGACGAGGTGGACCGGGACGCGGTGTTCGCGCTGGTGGCGCGGCCGATGAGACAGGCGGGACGCGGATGA
- a CDS encoding transglutaminase domain-containing protein, translated as MSAVDVDRWAAHTPYSDPGRHAGVLAGLPGDVAGLGRVLRGVVTHYRGGGQVFTGARLAEIDHRWVEAMLATDQARCPGPWTRPRARPLVGCCRDFALVTVAALRERGVAARTRVGFASYLHEGFGTDHVVSEYWDGGRWVWADTQLDPAGSWPVDVLDLPRAPAARGAVFASAAQVWLAHRAGEVDADRYGVHPDLPWRGAGFVRAYVLLELAHRQGEEVLLWDTWEAMQAEDDGVFDEVARLLVAADGGDGAAERELACRYARGGRLNPGGRVLCASPSGFVGWVDLERRVVEPG; from the coding sequence ATGAGCGCGGTGGACGTGGACCGGTGGGCGGCGCACACCCCCTACAGCGATCCGGGTCGGCACGCCGGCGTGCTGGCGGGCCTGCCGGGGGACGTGGCGGGGCTGGGTCGGGTGCTGCGCGGGGTGGTGACCCACTACCGCGGCGGCGGGCAGGTGTTCACCGGGGCGCGGTTGGCCGAGATCGACCACCGGTGGGTGGAGGCGATGCTGGCCACCGACCAGGCCCGCTGCCCGGGGCCGTGGACGCGGCCCCGGGCGCGGCCGCTGGTGGGGTGCTGTCGTGATTTCGCGCTGGTGACGGTGGCGGCGCTGCGGGAGCGGGGGGTGGCGGCGCGTACCCGGGTGGGGTTCGCCTCCTACTTGCACGAGGGGTTTGGGACCGACCACGTGGTGAGCGAGTACTGGGACGGCGGTCGGTGGGTGTGGGCGGACACCCAGCTGGACCCGGCGGGTTCGTGGCCGGTGGATGTCCTGGACCTCCCGCGTGCGCCCGCCGCGCGGGGCGCGGTCTTCGCCAGCGCGGCGCAGGTGTGGCTGGCCCACCGGGCGGGGGAGGTGGACGCCGACCGCTACGGGGTGCACCCGGACCTGCCGTGGCGGGGGGCGGGGTTCGTGCGCGCCTACGTGTTGTTGGAGTTGGCGCACCGCCAGGGCGAGGAGGTGTTGTTGTGGGACACCTGGGAGGCCATGCAGGCCGAGGACGACGGGGTGTTCGACGAGGTGGCGCGGTTGCTGGTGGCCGCGGACGGCGGGGACGGGGCCGCCGAGCGGGAGTTGGCGTGCCGGTACGCCCGTGGGGGGCGGTTGAACCCGGGAGGGCGGGTGCTGTGCGCGTCGCCGTCGGGGTTCGTGGGGTGGGTGGACCTGGAGCGGCGGGTGGTCGAGCCCGGGTGA